One stretch of Eupeodes corollae chromosome 2, idEupCoro1.1, whole genome shotgun sequence DNA includes these proteins:
- the LOC129946459 gene encoding uncharacterized protein LOC129946459, whose protein sequence is MITKDAPLPQLHFVEFANGELHYRINCDLALSIVLTKPKSYGVLKTVSETLNFIHNSKMFIVLSRPVVLQDLNYLLYWLEEEKFFLVVVLFEERTTHQIRVFTIDPHPNFKWLNRTDLIDSGKLFLPTTNDFKQYRIETPYIEDVPRVFSYKYKGKLHLVGRNANIIMMFAEYMNINLVKTFLPNSDLKMVLKQLPYKKWDLSLHSYSMFYLEDFGWSYPLDMIYFCVIVPVHRAVPKNEYFVTAFDSGTWVAAGFGVIFIAIFMSFVDPRKSSVEDDAGMRYFFRSLTLMMYTPNMSCRMDPPTIRQFVFYAQVFLLAFVLSCFYSTYLTSFCTEMVFRPPIETVDDLVRANLRIMIVDYELETAQKYSHFGEKFLQLLYPVPYFEVIKRRDNFDHNFAYTIQQDRWFYLHKQQRGLNHPMFRMSNICFGPHYLMFPLRQNSYLTPYLLGFFLRIQQAGLDFYWEEEAFRLAVAMNFSKVWVDRTVFVKPLDLDYFHYVFVGWFVGLAVSFVSFMDELFRKQKYNII, encoded by the coding sequence ATGATCACCAAGGATGCACCACTTCCTCAGTTACATTTTGTTGAGTTTGCTAACGGCGAATTGCACTATCGTATCAACTGTGATCTGGCCTTGTCGATAGTTCTTACTAAGCCTAAATCATATGGTGTCCTTAAAACGGTTTCGGAAACTCTGAATTTTATACATAATTCCAAGATGTTTATTGTCCTAAGTCGACCGGTGGTGTTGCAAGACTTGAACTATCTGCTGTATTGGTTGGAGGAGGAGAAGTTTTTTCTGGTGGTGGTGCTTTTTGAAGAGAGAACTACGCATCAGATTCGTGTCTTCACCATTGATCCTCATCCAAACTTCAAGTGGCTGAATCGAACTGATCTGATTGACTCGGGCAAACTCTTTCTGCCTACAACAAACGACTTTAAACAGTATCGCATCGAAACGCCCTACATAGAAGATGTTCCAAGGGTCTTCTCGTACAAATACAAGGGCAAGTTGCATTTGGTGGGGAGGAATGCCAACATCATAATGATGTTCGCAGAGTACATGAACATCAACCTCGTTAAAACTTTTCTACCGAACTCCGATCTGAAAATGGTGCTCAAGCAGCTTCCATACAAGAAATGGGACTTGAGTCTTCACTCCTATTCGATGTTCTATTTAGAAGATTTCGGCTGGAGCTATCCACTTGACATGATCTACTTTTGTGTCATAGTTCCGGTGCATAGGGCTGTTCCGAAGAATGAATACTTTGTGACGGCGTTTGATTCTGGAACTTGGGTTGCCGCTGGGTTTGGTGTCATCTTCATTGCAATTTTCATGAGCTTCGTCGATCCAAGAAAGTCATCGGTGGAGGATGATGCTGGAATGCGGTACTTTTTCCGCAGCCTAACCTTGATGATGTATACTCCGAACATGTCGTGTCGTATGGACCCTCCCACTATTCGACAATTTGTCTTCTACGCACAGGTTTTCCTCTTGGCCTTCGTACTGTCCTGCTTCTATTCAACCTATTTGACGAGTTTCTGCACGGAGATGGTATTCCGACCGCCCATCGAAACCGTTGACGATCTTGTTCGAGCGAACCTTCGGATTATGATAGTGGACTATGAATTGGAGACAGCTCAAAAGTATTCCCATTTTGGGGAAAAGTTTCTGCAGCTTCTCTATCCAGTTCCGTATTTCGAGGTTATCAAACGGCGGGATAATTTCGACCACAACTTTGCTTACACCATTCAGCAGGACCGCTGGTTCTATCTGCACAAACAGCAACGTGGGCTTAATCATCCTATGTTTCGTATGTCGAATATTTGCTTTGGGCCGCATTACCTCATGTTTCCTCTGCGTCAGAACTCCTATCTGACACCATATTTGTTGGGGTTCTTTTTGCGGATTCAGCAAGCCGGATTGGATTTTTATTGGGAAGAGGAAGCATTTCGCTTGGCAGTTGCAATGAACTTCTCAAAAGTGTGGGTGGATCGAACGGTGTTTGTTAAGCCACTGGATTTGGATTATTTCCATTATGTTTTTGTTGGATGGTTCGTTGGATTGGCAGTGAGTTTTGTTAGTTTTATGGATGAGTTATTCAGGAAAcagaaatataatattatttaa